The following proteins come from a genomic window of Chlamydiales bacterium:
- a CDS encoding tetratricopeptide repeat protein, protein MTSSNWRSILGWTDEQIEELRFAGFSFLREGQYNKALLFFEALVIIDPSNTYDMQTLGALHLQMSNGKKAIEILNRALLLDPSHELTQLNKVKALLLSSEKNQAFALAKELEKSQDLTIANDVSALLTTYY, encoded by the coding sequence ATGACTTCTTCTAATTGGAGATCTATTTTAGGATGGACAGATGAGCAAATCGAAGAACTTCGATTTGCAGGTTTTTCGTTTTTAAGAGAAGGACAATATAACAAAGCACTTCTTTTTTTTGAAGCCCTTGTCATCATCGATCCTTCAAACACTTACGACATGCAAACTCTTGGTGCGCTTCATTTGCAAATGAGCAATGGAAAAAAAGCGATTGAAATTCTTAATCGAGCGCTTCTACTCGATCCTTCCCATGAACTAACGCAGCTTAACAAAGTAAAAGCTCTACTACTTTCGAGCGAAAAAAATCAAGCTTTTGCACTTGCAAAAGAGCTTGAAAAAAGTCAAGATTTAACTATTGCTAATGATGTCTCTGCTTTATTGACTACCTATTACTAA
- the aroA gene encoding 3-phosphoshikimate 1-carboxyvinyltransferase, whose product MKGIRLKNWKIYPSQLKGKLTVPSSKSQSIRALLFATLAKGKSVLTDLLPCPDMIHTCRLLGADIQERESVEVNGLGGKIDGAKDIINAGNSGLILRLVGAIAALSSKPIIITGDRSIRESRPIIPLIEGLNQLGGLAFSILKNGQPPIFIQGPIRSGYVRVDGEDSQPISGLLIAGALAPGPVKIFVNNPGEIPWIELTRHWLEKFGISSMAYQGSYYEISGNALIEGFSYKVPGDFSSLAFPLVAAILTNSEVYFDNLDFDDLQPDKQLITILQQMGAKIELEEKGLCVKKGGKLHGMQINVNGCIDTLPILAVLGCLAEGETELVGGRIARKKESNRITAMATELRKMGGRIEEQEEGLLIHQSSLRGGIVESYSDHRIALSLAVAGLAAKGKTVVKNIGCVVKTFPNFQHQMLSLGADIQ is encoded by the coding sequence ATGAAAGGAATCAGATTAAAAAATTGGAAAATTTATCCATCTCAACTTAAGGGTAAGTTAACAGTTCCTTCTTCAAAATCGCAATCAATACGTGCTCTACTTTTTGCAACCCTTGCAAAAGGGAAAAGTGTTTTAACAGATCTTCTCCCTTGTCCAGATATGATCCATACCTGTCGCTTATTAGGTGCAGATATTCAAGAGAGAGAGTCAGTTGAAGTCAATGGATTAGGAGGGAAGATTGATGGAGCAAAAGATATCATCAATGCTGGTAATTCAGGTTTGATTCTGCGTTTGGTAGGTGCAATAGCAGCTCTTTCGTCTAAGCCAATTATTATTACAGGAGATCGATCGATTCGTGAATCTCGTCCGATTATTCCTTTAATCGAAGGATTAAACCAGTTAGGTGGATTAGCATTTTCAATTTTAAAAAATGGTCAGCCTCCAATTTTTATCCAAGGCCCAATTAGATCAGGCTATGTGAGAGTTGATGGAGAGGATTCACAGCCTATTTCAGGATTGTTAATTGCTGGAGCTTTAGCTCCCGGACCAGTAAAAATTTTTGTGAATAATCCAGGAGAAATTCCATGGATAGAACTCACGCGACACTGGTTAGAAAAATTTGGTATTTCATCTATGGCTTACCAAGGTAGTTATTACGAAATATCTGGTAACGCTTTGATTGAAGGATTTAGTTATAAAGTCCCTGGAGATTTTAGTTCGTTAGCTTTCCCTCTTGTAGCCGCGATCTTGACCAATTCAGAAGTCTATTTTGATAATCTTGATTTTGATGACTTGCAACCAGATAAACAGCTAATTACCATTCTACAGCAAATGGGTGCCAAGATTGAATTAGAAGAGAAAGGATTATGTGTCAAGAAAGGAGGAAAACTACATGGAATGCAAATTAATGTGAATGGATGTATTGATACCCTTCCTATCCTTGCAGTCTTAGGATGTTTAGCTGAGGGAGAAACTGAGCTAGTCGGTGGAAGAATTGCACGTAAAAAAGAATCTAACCGTATCACTGCGATGGCAACTGAATTAAGAAAAATGGGTGGTCGTATTGAAGAGCAAGAAGAAGGTCTTTTGATTCACCAATCTTCATTGAGAGGGGGGATTGTTGAGAGTTATTCTGACCATCGAATTGCTCTTTCTCTTGCTGTTGCAGGATTAGCAGCTAAGGGAAAGACAGTGGTTAAAAATATTGGATGTGTAGTAAAGACATTTCCAAATTTCCAACATCAAATGCTTTCATTAGGGGCAGACATCCAATGA
- a CDS encoding shikimate kinase, translating to MILSGLFCAGKTTLGRLLAQQMRLPFYDSDSMMEVVYRKPIRLLWLEHGETVFRHLEHQLVMSLKKKPAIIATGGGTLLFEQNYMHLKKLGEIVYLRTSISTLWERIQRRGLPAYVDAINPQTQIEELIKERIPILERRCDLIFDTEDLSPNDCIERLIKIFHTKY from the coding sequence ATGATTTTATCCGGTCTATTTTGTGCGGGAAAAACCACTTTAGGTCGATTATTAGCCCAGCAAATGCGATTGCCATTCTATGATTCAGACTCTATGATGGAAGTGGTTTATAGAAAACCAATTCGATTGCTTTGGCTTGAACACGGTGAAACAGTTTTCCGTCATCTTGAACATCAACTTGTCATGTCTCTAAAAAAAAAACCTGCAATTATTGCCACAGGAGGAGGGACATTGTTATTTGAGCAAAACTATATGCATCTCAAGAAACTCGGTGAGATTGTCTATCTAAGAACATCTATATCCACTCTATGGGAACGCATCCAAAGACGAGGACTCCCAGCTTATGTGGATGCTATCAATCCTCAGACACAGATCGAAGAACTTATTAAAGAACGGATTCCAATTCTGGAGAGACGCTGTGATCTCATTTTTGATACGGAAGATCTATCTCCAAATGATTGTATAGAGAGGTTAATAAAGATTTTTCATACAAAATATTGA
- the nqrB gene encoding NADH:ubiquinone reductase (Na(+)-transporting) subunit B, with protein sequence MLRRFLDFQLAFFEKGKPFYRWRPFVSAIDAFCYEVPLNTKSAPFIRDAIDLKRWMMIVCIALVPVILMTIWNTGLQKIVYGSGDAKLMKNYLIASSSFKGYFSFTFANHRYLMILKEGIQIFLPVTFISYAVGGVCEGIIASIRRHEIAEGFLVTGILYPLALPPTIPYWMVAVAVIFGVVIGKELFGGTGMNILNPALTARAFLFFTFPGKMTGDVWVGSNPTTITQSLQKMNTEAGLSEIDGFSQATALQGLNTAIPEIKQIHVSAIATNTLGTKAPHYELIQSYFNRWNEVGNHSAELGSLTIDQMRDFLTSPITEGGLGLLPGNFSAAYHATESIFGLEKFTDGNLFWGNVLGSMGETSVFACLLGSLFLIYTGVGAWRTMVAYGIGAFATAYLFQFFSTQTGVDNGAWNPARYIMPIHRQFLMGGLAFGLVFMATEPVTSPGMRGGLWIYGVLIGIVTILIRLINPAYPEGVMLAILFGNVFAPLIDYYVVRYYRRRVIRGRTKK encoded by the coding sequence ATGTTACGACGTTTTTTAGATTTTCAATTAGCTTTTTTTGAAAAAGGGAAACCTTTTTATAGATGGCGTCCTTTTGTCTCAGCTATCGATGCGTTTTGTTATGAAGTCCCCTTAAATACAAAATCTGCCCCTTTTATTCGCGATGCCATCGACTTAAAAAGATGGATGATGATTGTTTGTATTGCTTTAGTTCCAGTGATTCTCATGACGATTTGGAACACTGGATTGCAAAAAATTGTCTATGGCAGCGGAGATGCAAAGCTTATGAAAAACTATCTGATCGCCTCTTCTTCTTTTAAAGGCTATTTTTCCTTTACATTTGCAAATCATCGCTATTTGATGATCCTTAAAGAGGGAATCCAGATTTTTCTTCCAGTGACATTCATCAGCTATGCTGTTGGAGGAGTCTGTGAAGGCATTATTGCTTCAATTCGAAGACATGAAATTGCAGAAGGTTTTTTGGTGACGGGCATTCTCTATCCATTAGCACTCCCTCCTACCATTCCCTACTGGATGGTAGCTGTAGCTGTGATTTTTGGGGTGGTTATAGGAAAAGAACTATTTGGTGGAACAGGTATGAATATTTTAAATCCTGCTCTTACAGCACGGGCTTTTTTATTTTTTACTTTTCCTGGAAAAATGACAGGAGATGTTTGGGTAGGGAGTAATCCAACAACTATCACACAAAGTTTACAAAAAATGAATACTGAGGCTGGTCTATCTGAAATTGATGGATTTTCACAAGCAACAGCTCTTCAAGGATTAAACACAGCAATTCCAGAAATTAAGCAAATCCATGTCAGTGCAATTGCCACAAATACACTTGGTACAAAAGCACCTCATTATGAATTAATCCAATCGTATTTCAATAGATGGAATGAAGTTGGTAACCACAGTGCAGAACTAGGAAGTCTGACAATTGATCAAATGCGTGATTTTTTAACTAGCCCCATCACAGAAGGAGGGCTAGGTCTATTACCAGGGAACTTTTCTGCTGCTTATCATGCGACAGAATCGATTTTTGGATTAGAAAAATTTACTGATGGCAACCTCTTTTGGGGCAATGTTTTAGGAAGCATGGGTGAAACTTCTGTATTTGCTTGCTTACTTGGTAGTTTGTTTTTGATTTATACAGGAGTGGGAGCATGGCGTACGATGGTCGCCTATGGGATTGGTGCATTTGCTACTGCTTATCTTTTTCAATTTTTTTCTACTCAAACAGGAGTAGATAATGGAGCTTGGAATCCAGCTCGATATATTATGCCTATCCACAGGCAATTCCTGATGGGAGGGTTAGCTTTTGGCCTTGTTTTTATGGCTACTGAACCTGTGACTTCTCCGGGGATGCGAGGAGGTTTATGGATTTATGGAGTATTGATAGGAATTGTGACTATTTTAATTCGTTTAATTAATCCAGCTTATCCTGAGGGAGTCATGCTAGCTATCCTTTTTGGAAATGTCTTTGCTCCCTTAATCGATTATTATGTCGTTCGCTATTATCGAAGGAGAGTAATTCGTGGTCGGACTAAAAAATAA
- a CDS encoding DUF5399 family protein, giving the protein MVKIYNYDIHAHERFARDQEEVEAFYKQYHLPISQSYLVAKQTSILDLIPKLSAIVRLMETYRKKTWAGFNIPENYYSQRLAASPYLAPSLGTPEKQIADINKIRTFLNTQAESRLSNKQKETQTSQDVLNQEGEAIIHMIEGIKQVNDMINFVITRMCQFVQA; this is encoded by the coding sequence ATGGTGAAAATTTATAACTACGATATTCATGCTCATGAGAGATTTGCCCGGGATCAGGAGGAAGTAGAAGCTTTTTATAAGCAATATCATCTTCCAATAAGTCAATCCTATCTAGTCGCAAAACAAACGAGTATCTTGGATCTGATTCCAAAATTATCTGCGATAGTTCGGCTCATGGAGACCTATCGAAAAAAAACATGGGCTGGCTTCAATATTCCTGAAAACTATTACTCACAACGGCTAGCTGCTTCTCCTTATCTTGCCCCTTCATTAGGAACACCTGAAAAGCAAATTGCTGATATAAATAAAATTCGCACCTTTCTAAATACTCAAGCTGAAAGCAGGCTTTCTAATAAGCAAAAAGAAACACAAACTAGTCAAGATGTACTGAATCAAGAAGGCGAAGCAATTATTCATATGATCGAAGGAATCAAGCAGGTAAACGATATGATCAATTTTGTGATTACACGTATGTGCCAATTTGTACAGGCCTAA
- the dnaA gene encoding chromosomal replication initiator protein DnaA — MLTCDTRTWTQFLEYVKKRCSLIAFENWLAPIKVLESSSESITLEVPNIFVKAYLLDNYARDLCSFLPINGEGEPAIIFVIADQKKHTTPTLSTIPTSSSTQDTHEYQLKLNPSYRFDNFIEGPSNQFVKSAAMGIANRPGRSYNPLFIHGGVGLGKTHLLHGIGHHVHENHKKLRVQCITTEGFINDLVDNLRSKSVDKMKRFYRSLDILLVDDIQFLQNRLNFEEEFCNTFESLINQNKQIVITSDKPPGQLKLSERIVARMEWGLVAHVGMPDLETQVAILQHKADQKGLKIPNRVAFFIAEHVFSNVRQLEGAINRLTAHCRLLGQEVSEQLVEETLSELFQVAPKKKVSVENILKSVSTVFQVRVNDLKGTTRTKEIAIARQAAMFLAKEMINDSLMMIGNSFGKTHSTILHACKTIENKIKKDESLRRQIAFCRRNIED, encoded by the coding sequence ATGCTGACATGCGATACTCGCACTTGGACACAGTTTCTTGAATACGTAAAAAAACGCTGTTCTTTAATTGCCTTTGAAAATTGGCTAGCTCCTATCAAGGTCTTGGAATCCTCTTCAGAATCTATAACTTTAGAAGTCCCAAATATCTTTGTTAAAGCTTATTTGCTAGATAATTATGCACGTGATTTATGTTCTTTTTTACCGATCAATGGTGAGGGTGAACCTGCAATTATTTTTGTCATTGCTGATCAAAAAAAGCATACCACACCTACATTATCTACAATACCTACATCATCTTCCACTCAAGACACGCATGAATATCAACTAAAACTTAACCCTTCTTATCGATTTGATAATTTTATTGAAGGTCCTTCCAATCAATTTGTGAAATCGGCTGCAATGGGAATTGCTAACCGTCCTGGTCGTTCTTATAATCCTCTTTTTATCCATGGAGGTGTCGGGTTAGGAAAGACACATTTATTACATGGTATTGGTCATCACGTGCATGAAAATCATAAAAAATTACGTGTACAATGCATCACTACTGAAGGATTTATCAACGATCTCGTTGACAATCTGCGTAGTAAATCTGTTGATAAAATGAAGCGTTTTTACCGTTCTTTAGATATTTTACTCGTAGATGATATTCAATTTCTACAGAATCGATTAAACTTTGAAGAGGAATTCTGTAATACATTTGAAAGTTTAATTAATCAAAACAAACAGATTGTGATTACCAGCGATAAACCTCCTGGACAACTCAAACTCTCTGAAAGAATTGTAGCACGGATGGAATGGGGGCTTGTTGCGCATGTCGGTATGCCTGATTTAGAGACTCAAGTGGCTATCTTGCAACATAAAGCTGATCAGAAGGGATTGAAGATTCCAAATCGAGTAGCTTTTTTTATTGCTGAGCATGTTTTTAGCAACGTTCGTCAACTTGAAGGAGCTATTAACCGTTTAACAGCTCACTGTCGTCTCCTAGGACAAGAAGTATCTGAACAACTGGTTGAAGAGACATTGAGTGAGCTCTTCCAAGTCGCTCCTAAGAAGAAAGTCTCTGTTGAAAATATTCTCAAAAGTGTTTCGACTGTTTTCCAAGTACGTGTCAATGATTTAAAGGGAACAACACGGACTAAAGAGATTGCTATTGCGAGACAAGCGGCTATGTTCTTAGCTAAAGAAATGATTAATGATTCTTTAATGATGATTGGCAACTCTTTCGGTAAAACGCATTCTACAATCTTACATGCATGTAAGACTATTGAAAATAAAATCAAAAAAGATGAATCATTAAGACGACAGATTGCCTTTTGTCGACGCAATATTGAGGATTAA
- the rsmH gene encoding 16S rRNA (cytosine(1402)-N(4))-methyltransferase RsmH, whose product MYHQPILIKEFLSFFSEQKIYRYIDGTIGSGGHAYAILEAHPEIEKLYGFDHDPYAIEIAAAKLEPFKKKVILIQANVKDFCKYISEPVEGIFLDLGVSSMQLDSPERGFSFYHEGPLDMRMNPQSNLDAKMVINTYSEKDLGRIFHEYGEEPRWRMAARAIVKARNKKPIKTTTDLVEVLKNTITRRKGKKIHPMTLVFQALRIYVNDELKGLTQVLPKGIESLVSKGRLGVLAFHSLEDRIVKHLFRDYALEKGMVKVLTKKPIVTGSEEIKNNPRSRSAKLRFIEKI is encoded by the coding sequence ATGTACCATCAACCGATCCTTATAAAGGAATTTCTTTCTTTTTTTTCTGAACAAAAAATTTATCGTTATATCGATGGAACAATTGGAAGTGGAGGCCATGCTTATGCAATTCTAGAAGCTCATCCTGAAATTGAAAAGCTATATGGTTTTGATCACGATCCTTATGCGATTGAAATCGCTGCTGCAAAGCTAGAGCCTTTTAAAAAAAAAGTGATTCTTATCCAAGCCAATGTGAAAGATTTTTGTAAGTATATTTCAGAACCAGTTGAAGGCATATTTCTTGATTTGGGGGTCTCATCAATGCAGCTTGATTCTCCTGAGAGAGGGTTTAGCTTCTATCACGAAGGTCCTCTTGATATGCGTATGAATCCCCAGAGCAATCTTGATGCTAAAATGGTGATTAATACTTATTCTGAAAAGGATTTGGGACGGATTTTTCACGAATATGGTGAAGAGCCACGTTGGCGGATGGCGGCGCGAGCCATTGTTAAAGCAAGAAACAAAAAACCCATCAAAACAACTACCGATTTGGTGGAGGTATTAAAAAATACGATAACAAGGAGAAAAGGAAAAAAAATCCATCCGATGACATTAGTTTTTCAAGCCTTGCGTATTTATGTTAATGATGAACTGAAAGGACTCACCCAAGTTTTACCAAAAGGGATCGAAAGTTTAGTCTCAAAAGGGAGACTAGGAGTATTAGCTTTTCATAGCCTGGAAGATCGAATTGTCAAGCACCTATTTCGTGACTATGCTTTAGAAAAAGGGATGGTGAAAGTCTTAACGAAAAAACCTATAGTCACTGGTTCAGAAGAGATAAAAAATAATCCACGGAGCCGTTCAGCAAAATTACGATTTATTGAAAAAATATGA
- a CDS encoding polymer-forming cytoskeletal protein, whose protein sequence is MFRRPTKNPLDENALIYDQEPHTSSPYKYGSIKEEIPPRIFDKPHPQVGRASNRSLPNESQDEQQWNISEDTASLPHHFMKEEDPETTLGEGVTFRGELSFERLLRIDGSFEGELLSQGKVIIGPKGKVKANLNLREAVIEGEVEGNIVVQEKLELRGEALIKGDIKARSLCVDEGVQLIGHVNVTQDPAKEHPL, encoded by the coding sequence ATGTTTCGCCGTCCAACAAAAAATCCATTAGATGAAAATGCATTAATCTACGATCAAGAGCCCCATACTTCATCTCCTTATAAATATGGATCAATAAAGGAAGAAATTCCTCCTCGAATTTTTGATAAACCCCATCCTCAAGTAGGAAGAGCTTCTAACCGTTCTCTTCCTAATGAGAGTCAAGATGAGCAGCAATGGAATATTTCTGAAGACACTGCCTCTCTTCCTCATCATTTTATGAAAGAAGAAGATCCAGAAACTACTCTTGGTGAAGGAGTCACTTTTCGTGGAGAACTGAGTTTCGAACGCCTACTGCGTATCGATGGTTCATTTGAAGGAGAACTACTTTCACAAGGGAAAGTGATTATTGGACCGAAAGGGAAAGTTAAAGCAAATCTTAATTTACGTGAAGCAGTCATCGAAGGAGAAGTTGAGGGCAATATTGTAGTGCAAGAAAAACTTGAACTAAGAGGAGAAGCTTTGATTAAAGGAGATATAAAAGCTAGATCTTTATGTGTTGATGAAGGTGTCCAACTGATTGGCCATGTAAATGTCACTCAAGATCCTGCTAAAGAACACCCTCTTTGA
- a CDS encoding type I 3-dehydroquinate dehydratase: MLCAPIRTDSLKAVKLANAKADLIELRLDLFTPKNLRVLRSACQKPVIFKLSRFDPSILSFDPDMIDLPFGVEIDLPLPRICSYHDQERTPDLEHLYKKIKAYKADYYKIVTYARSTSDSLRMLELMKKTGVIGLCMGEMGKITRILAPIFGAPWNYAPLSLSQVTADGQLLLDELLSTYHYHTLSKNTGVYGLIGDPISKSVGDRIHNFAFHQLGLNAVYIKMRVKKHECSDVLLLCEKIGFKGLSVTMPLKELVRKNQAINTVVFSKKKPRYFNSDGLGALRVLEKTIPLKGKRMVILGAGGTAIAIADEAKKRGIDVWIANRNLARARRITPNVLTLETFASKGYDILINCTPVCPVSTKQLIKQRIVMDTMISPKMTRLLQAAQKKDCLLIYGLDMFIQQAVDQYCFWFEVD, from the coding sequence ATGTTATGTGCTCCTATTAGGACAGATTCATTGAAAGCAGTCAAATTAGCTAATGCAAAAGCAGATTTGATTGAACTACGTCTTGATCTTTTTACCCCAAAAAATCTTAGAGTCCTTAGATCAGCTTGTCAGAAACCTGTGATTTTTAAACTGAGTCGATTTGATCCTTCTATCCTCTCTTTTGATCCTGACATGATAGATCTTCCATTTGGAGTTGAGATTGATTTACCGCTTCCTCGGATTTGTTCCTACCATGATCAAGAGAGAACTCCTGATCTTGAACACTTATATAAGAAAATAAAAGCATATAAAGCAGATTATTATAAAATTGTGACTTATGCTCGATCCACATCAGATTCTCTAAGAATGTTGGAGCTGATGAAGAAGACAGGTGTCATTGGGCTTTGTATGGGAGAGATGGGGAAGATCACTCGAATTTTAGCTCCAATTTTTGGAGCACCATGGAATTATGCTCCATTATCTTTGTCACAGGTCACAGCGGATGGGCAGCTTTTACTCGATGAACTTCTTTCTACTTATCACTACCATACTCTTTCTAAAAATACAGGAGTTTATGGTTTAATAGGGGATCCTATTTCCAAAAGTGTTGGAGATCGAATTCATAATTTTGCATTTCATCAATTAGGGTTAAATGCTGTTTACATAAAGATGAGGGTTAAAAAGCATGAGTGTTCCGATGTACTCCTGCTTTGTGAAAAAATTGGATTTAAAGGTTTAAGTGTAACGATGCCTTTAAAAGAATTAGTTAGAAAAAATCAAGCTATCAATACAGTGGTCTTTTCTAAAAAAAAACCTAGGTATTTTAATAGTGATGGACTAGGGGCTTTACGAGTTCTTGAAAAAACTATTCCTCTCAAAGGGAAACGCATGGTCATTCTTGGGGCTGGAGGGACAGCTATTGCAATTGCTGATGAGGCAAAGAAACGAGGAATAGATGTCTGGATTGCGAATAGAAATTTAGCACGTGCTCGTAGAATCACACCGAATGTACTGACTTTAGAAACCTTTGCTTCTAAAGGGTATGATATCCTCATCAACTGTACTCCAGTCTGTCCAGTTTCTACAAAGCAACTTATTAAACAAAGGATTGTGATGGATACAATGATCTCACCAAAAATGACAAGATTGTTACAGGCTGCTCAAAAAAAAGATTGCCTACTGATTTATGGATTAGATATGTTTATTCAACAAGCAGTTGATCAATATTGTTTTTGGTTTGAAGTAGACTGA
- the aroB gene encoding 3-dehydroquinate synthase, translating to MAIKDTLSLTIPASPIQYDVVFGEYLLKEVFVFLKSYPFRDLLITTTTIAKFLPDIQHHKIILQEELPIKSRGMKENIEDLLIKKGYGRDTCLIAVGGGELLDLIGFVASTYCRGIPYISIPTTLIAMTDASIGGKTGVNLKDAKNWIGTFYHPMRVFIDFSLLTTLPQQEFVYGLAETIKHSLIADRDFFDFLELNYVDILARDPLLIQEMIRRSCLIKQSIVEKDPYEIKGLRQILNFGHSIGHALETFSNYTLAHGQAVFIGMLVEAAIARRLGYLSSASYERIRRFFDKLPIRVDLPYDFPYQGLAVDKKGAYQFVVLRDLGLVVSSNGKYTADLTKEYLDLGWQDVMCSY from the coding sequence ATGGCTATAAAAGACACTTTATCTCTTACTATTCCTGCTTCTCCTATTCAATATGATGTGGTTTTTGGAGAATATCTCTTGAAAGAGGTTTTTGTATTTCTTAAGTCTTATCCTTTTAGAGATCTTCTTATTACAACAACAACGATTGCAAAGTTTCTTCCTGATATCCAACATCATAAGATCATTCTTCAGGAAGAGCTACCTATTAAATCTCGTGGAATGAAAGAAAACATCGAAGATCTTTTAATCAAAAAAGGGTATGGCCGTGACACTTGTTTAATCGCTGTTGGAGGAGGAGAGCTTCTTGATCTTATTGGATTTGTAGCTTCAACTTATTGTCGTGGAATACCTTATATTTCAATTCCCACCACTTTAATTGCAATGACAGATGCTTCCATTGGAGGGAAGACAGGGGTGAATCTAAAAGATGCAAAGAATTGGATTGGAACTTTTTATCATCCTATGAGAGTGTTTATTGATTTCTCTTTGCTCACTACTCTTCCTCAGCAAGAATTTGTTTATGGCCTTGCAGAGACAATCAAACATAGCTTGATTGCTGATCGTGATTTTTTTGATTTTCTTGAGTTAAATTATGTTGATATTCTGGCAAGAGATCCCTTGCTTATTCAAGAAATGATTCGTAGAAGTTGTTTGATTAAGCAATCTATTGTAGAAAAAGATCCTTATGAAATAAAGGGTTTACGACAGATATTGAATTTTGGCCACTCAATTGGTCATGCTTTAGAGACTTTTTCTAATTATACTCTTGCTCATGGACAGGCTGTATTCATCGGAATGTTAGTTGAAGCAGCAATAGCAAGACGTCTTGGTTACCTTTCTTCGGCTTCTTATGAGCGTATTCGCAGGTTTTTTGATAAACTTCCTATTCGGGTAGATCTCCCTTATGATTTTCCTTACCAAGGGTTAGCTGTTGATAAAAAAGGAGCTTACCAATTTGTTGTTCTTAGAGACTTGGGGTTAGTAGTTTCCTCTAATGGGAAGTATACAGCGGATTTAACAAAAGAGTATTTAGATCTGGGTTGGCAAGATGTTATGTGCTCCTATTAG
- a CDS encoding chorismate synthase — protein MRNSFGQIFRITTWGESHGKAIGVVIDGCPAGLEISEEEINQELAKRAPGKQPNTSQRQESDLIQLLSGVFEGKTTGTPISILIPNQDIDVSKYEPIKDLVRPGHANLTYLKKYGIFDYRGGGRASARETACRVAAGAIAEKLLSQEGIYVKASLVERGELKEKDSAGGIVEGRVEGVPAGLGEPVYLKMEALLAQAMLSLPASKGFEIGEGFKAAGMCGSDHNRCPTGGTLGGITDGEPIVFRVAFKPTSSIGKAQETKTLKGEKATLILPEGSRHDPCLAIRAVRVVQSMAALVVVDTFLMNKTCTINRSL, from the coding sequence ATGCGTAACTCATTTGGTCAAATTTTTCGAATCACGACTTGGGGAGAATCCCATGGAAAGGCAATAGGGGTTGTGATTGACGGATGTCCAGCTGGTTTAGAAATCTCTGAAGAAGAGATTAACCAGGAGCTTGCTAAGCGAGCGCCTGGTAAACAGCCAAATACTTCTCAGAGACAAGAAAGTGATTTAATTCAACTGCTTTCAGGAGTCTTTGAAGGTAAAACCACAGGGACACCAATTTCTATTTTAATTCCAAATCAAGATATAGATGTAAGCAAATATGAACCAATTAAAGATTTAGTCCGTCCAGGACATGCAAATTTGACCTATTTAAAAAAATATGGAATCTTTGATTATCGTGGTGGGGGAAGAGCTTCAGCTAGAGAGACAGCTTGTCGGGTCGCAGCAGGTGCAATAGCAGAAAAATTATTGAGTCAAGAAGGAATTTATGTGAAAGCTTCTTTAGTCGAAAGAGGGGAACTTAAGGAGAAGGATTCTGCAGGAGGAATTGTAGAAGGAAGAGTAGAGGGGGTTCCTGCTGGATTAGGTGAGCCAGTTTATCTAAAAATGGAAGCTCTTTTAGCACAAGCCATGCTTTCCTTACCCGCAAGTAAGGGATTTGAAATTGGTGAAGGATTTAAAGCAGCAGGTATGTGTGGCTCAGATCATAACCGCTGTCCGACAGGTGGAACCCTTGGAGGGATTACAGATGGTGAGCCGATTGTTTTTCGGGTTGCATTCAAACCAACATCTAGTATAGGAAAAGCTCAAGAAACAAAAACTTTAAAAGGAGAAAAGGCAACACTTATCCTACCAGAGGGTTCTCGTCATGACCCATGTCTTGCTATTCGAGCCGTGCGTGTTGTACAATCAATGGCTGCCCTTGTGGTAGTAGATACATTCTTAATGAATAAAACATGTACCATCAACCGATCCTTATAA